A part of Pseudomonadales bacterium genomic DNA contains:
- the folK gene encoding 2-amino-4-hydroxy-6-hydroxymethyldihydropteridine diphosphokinase, translating to MAKVFLSLGSNIDRRQHISSALDALHQQFGELLISSVYESEAVGFVGDNFYNLVVGLETDLGVGDLSLCLKKIEDENGRRRDCPKFSARTLDIDILSCGQMVGRVEGIELPRREILENAFVLLPLAELVPEDIHPVVGKSYSQLWNDYEQGAQKLWPVDFSWCDRLISRSDSSPCI from the coding sequence ATGGCGAAAGTTTTTCTCAGTCTGGGTAGCAATATTGATCGCAGGCAGCATATTTCCAGTGCACTGGATGCACTTCATCAGCAATTTGGCGAGCTGTTGATTTCTTCCGTTTATGAAAGTGAAGCCGTTGGTTTTGTTGGCGACAATTTTTATAACCTGGTCGTAGGATTGGAAACGGATCTGGGGGTAGGCGATTTGTCCCTTTGCCTGAAAAAAATTGAAGATGAGAATGGTCGCCGACGCGACTGCCCCAAATTCAGTGCCCGGACACTGGATATTGATATTCTCAGTTGTGGGCAGATGGTGGGCCGGGTAGAGGGTATTGAGCTGCCTCGCCGGGAAATTTTGGAAAATGCGTTTGTGCTGCTGCCATTGGCGGAGCTGGTGCCAGAAGATATTCACCCCGTTGTCGGGAAGAGTTATTCACAGTTATGGAATGATTACGAGCAGGGTGCACAGAAGCTGTGGCCAGTGGATTTCAGTTGGTGTGACCGGCTGATTTCCCGGTCTGATTCGTCACCGTGTATCTGA
- a CDS encoding TraR/DksA family transcriptional regulator, whose amino-acid sequence MTKPPFASLEAKIAAELTSRRDSLMERISKVTTDIRKEHSADWSEQAQERQNDEVLEAIGNESRNELNQINKALERIENGNYTICSRCGGDISIARLQAVPYTILCIQCADR is encoded by the coding sequence ATGACAAAGCCACCGTTTGCTTCGCTGGAAGCCAAAATAGCAGCCGAACTCACCAGCCGCCGCGACTCGCTAATGGAGCGAATATCCAAAGTCACCACCGACATTCGCAAGGAGCATTCTGCAGACTGGTCAGAACAGGCACAGGAACGACAAAATGACGAGGTACTGGAAGCCATCGGCAATGAATCACGCAACGAACTGAATCAGATCAACAAGGCGCTGGAGCGCATTGAAAACGGCAATTACACCATTTGCAGCCGGTGTGGGGGCGATATCAGCATAGCCCGCCTTCAGGCTGTGCCCTACACCATCCTTTGCATCCAGTGTGCCGACCGCTAA
- a CDS encoding Hsp20/alpha crystallin family protein — MTLIPRGNFYDLDKFFDDFWAPSRRSESSVDAFFAPRVDIKELDDHYEVTAELPGVKKEDVHITLEDGILSLEAEASQEDKEEENGKVIRQERRYGKYRRSFNLGGNVHEEDISASFENGVLKLKAPKAKEETPVQRRIEVQ, encoded by the coding sequence ATGACTTTGATACCAAGAGGTAATTTTTACGATCTGGATAAGTTCTTTGATGACTTTTGGGCACCTTCTCGCCGCAGTGAAAGCTCGGTAGATGCGTTTTTTGCTCCCCGAGTCGACATTAAAGAACTCGACGATCATTACGAAGTAACTGCGGAACTTCCCGGCGTGAAAAAAGAGGATGTACATATCACTCTGGAAGACGGCATTCTGAGTCTCGAAGCTGAAGCCAGCCAGGAAGACAAGGAAGAAGAAAACGGTAAAGTGATCCGCCAGGAACGCCGCTACGGCAAGTACCGCCGCAGCTTCAACCTTGGTGGCAACGTGCACGAAGAGGATATCAGCGCCAGCTTTGAAAATGGCGTTCTCAAGCTCAAGGCACCCAAAGCCAAAGAGGAAACACCGGTACAACGCCGTATTGAGGTTCAGTAA
- the tsaD gene encoding tRNA (adenosine(37)-N6)-threonylcarbamoyltransferase complex transferase subunit TsaD, protein MRVLGIETSCDETGVAVYDSAAGLLSHALYSQVAVHAEYGGVVPELASRDHVRKLLPLVNQVLAEAKTGKEQIDGIAYTAGPGLIGALMVGATFGRALAYAWQVPAIGVHHMEGHLLAPMLEDCPPQFPFVALLVSGGHTQLIEVEGVGRYQILGESVDDAAGEAFDKAAKMLDLDYPGGPEIARLAEQGDPSRFRFPRPMTDRPGLDFSFSGLKTFTLNTIAEHRGDGVLPDDQTMADIACAFQEAVVDTLAIKCRRALEQTGMTTLVIAGGVSANGRLREKLASSLAKVGGKVFYARHEFCTDNGAMIAYAGCQRLMAGQSEPLAVRAIPRWPMDTLPPLAAN, encoded by the coding sequence ATGCGTGTATTGGGAATTGAAACCTCCTGTGACGAGACGGGCGTCGCTGTTTATGACAGTGCGGCGGGTTTGCTGTCGCATGCGCTTTACAGTCAGGTTGCCGTGCATGCCGAGTATGGCGGGGTAGTGCCAGAGCTGGCTTCCAGAGATCATGTGAGAAAACTGTTACCGCTGGTGAATCAGGTGTTGGCCGAGGCAAAAACCGGCAAGGAGCAGATTGACGGGATTGCCTACACGGCCGGGCCGGGCCTGATTGGTGCTTTGATGGTAGGCGCTACTTTCGGGCGGGCTCTGGCTTATGCGTGGCAGGTGCCCGCCATTGGTGTACATCATATGGAGGGGCACCTGCTGGCGCCAATGCTTGAGGATTGCCCCCCTCAGTTCCCCTTTGTGGCATTGCTGGTGTCGGGCGGGCACACACAGTTAATTGAAGTGGAGGGCGTGGGCCGGTATCAGATTCTGGGTGAATCTGTGGATGATGCTGCGGGTGAAGCTTTTGATAAAGCGGCCAAAATGCTGGATCTGGATTACCCCGGCGGCCCTGAAATTGCCCGCCTTGCCGAGCAGGGCGACCCCTCGCGTTTCAGGTTCCCTCGCCCGATGACCGACAGGCCGGGGCTGGATTTCAGTTTTTCCGGCTTAAAAACGTTTACGTTAAACACCATTGCCGAGCATCGGGGTGACGGTGTGTTGCCGGATGATCAGACAATGGCCGATATTGCCTGTGCGTTTCAGGAGGCTGTGGTAGATACCCTGGCAATCAAGTGTCGCAGAGCCCTGGAGCAAACGGGCATGACAACACTGGTGATTGCCGGAGGTGTTTCGGCCAATGGACGTTTGCGTGAAAAATTGGCGTCGTCCCTGGCAAAAGTGGGTGGCAAAGTGTTTTATGCGCGGCATGAGTTCTGTACGGACAATGGTGCCATGATCGCCTATGCCGGTTGCCAGCGCCTGATGGCGGGCCAGAGTGAGCCGCTTGCGGTCCGCGCGATACCCCGCTGGCCAATGGACACGTTGCCACCGCTGGCAGCAAATTAG
- a CDS encoding pteridine reductase, with translation MNQTNHPEKVVLITGAARRIGAEMARQFHHAGFNVALHFNASEQAARAIAQELNTKRENSAKVFQAELGNIAQLQQMAQRVIAWHSQLDVLINNASSFYPTPLDSATEDDWHNLMDSNLKGPYFLCQATAEALQVSHGAIINIADIHARQPLKQHSIYCIAKAGNLMLTKALAQELAPDIRVNGIAPGAILWPEQAPLDEPTKQKIISRVPAGRTGSPEEIARLALFLAQDASYVTGHIINMDGGRNLN, from the coding sequence ATGAATCAAACCAACCATCCAGAAAAAGTTGTATTGATTACCGGCGCCGCGCGCCGTATCGGTGCTGAAATGGCACGCCAGTTTCACCACGCGGGCTTTAATGTTGCTCTGCATTTCAATGCATCAGAGCAAGCAGCCAGGGCAATAGCGCAAGAGCTGAATACAAAGAGGGAAAACTCTGCGAAGGTTTTCCAGGCAGAGCTAGGTAATATCGCCCAACTACAACAGATGGCACAGCGGGTAATTGCATGGCACAGCCAGCTGGATGTGTTGATTAACAATGCCTCCAGTTTTTACCCGACACCGCTGGATTCCGCCACAGAAGATGACTGGCATAACCTGATGGATAGCAACCTGAAAGGCCCCTACTTTCTTTGCCAGGCGACAGCGGAAGCATTACAAGTTTCGCATGGCGCCATTATCAATATCGCCGACATCCACGCCCGACAACCCCTCAAGCAACACAGCATTTATTGTATAGCCAAAGCTGGTAATCTGATGTTGACGAAAGCGCTCGCTCAGGAGCTGGCACCCGATATCCGCGTCAATGGTATCGCTCCCGGCGCGATCTTGTGGCCGGAACAAGCGCCATTGGACGAGCCGACTAAACAGAAAATTATCAGCCGTGTACCGGCGGGCAGAACCGGCTCACCAGAAGAAATCGCCAGACTAGCGCTTTTCCTTGCGCAGGATGCAAGTTATGTTACCGGCCATATCATCAACATGGACGGCGGCAGGAACCTCAATTAA
- the folB gene encoding dihydroneopterin aldolase — MDIVYIRDLRIDTIIGIYDWEREVRQTISLDLEMAHDIRKAAETDDIQYALDYKSVAKRLIAFVEGSQFLLVESMAEQIAGIVREEFAVPWLRLRVSKPGAVRGSQDVGIVIERGSFS, encoded by the coding sequence ATGGATATCGTTTATATCCGGGATTTACGCATAGACACCATTATTGGTATCTACGATTGGGAGCGGGAGGTTCGGCAGACGATCAGTCTGGATCTGGAAATGGCCCATGATATCCGCAAGGCGGCTGAAACGGATGATATTCAGTACGCACTGGATTATAAGTCGGTGGCAAAAAGGCTGATTGCTTTTGTCGAGGGTAGTCAGTTTTTGTTGGTGGAAAGTATGGCAGAACAGATTGCGGGCATTGTGCGTGAAGAGTTTGCCGTGCCGTGGTTGCGCTTGCGTGTCAGTAAGCCCGGTGCGGTTCGCGGTTCGCAGGATGTGGGTATTGTGATTGAGCGCGGTAGTTTTTCGTAA